The window GCAATGGAAATTTATGTAGCCTACAAAGACTACAACTGGATGATGGATTTCACAGAGAAATTATTAGAATTCTGTGCAACTTCTGTAAACGGAAATTCAGAATCAACTTTCGGTGAACATACAATCAGCTGGAAAGCTCCTTATCCAAGAGTTTCTATGACGGAAGCGATCATAAAATATACAGGTTTTGATATTACAGGAAAATCTGAACAGGAATTATTTGACTTTGCAAAATCTATCGGTATCGAAGTAAACGAAACGATGGGGAAAGGAAAATTGATTGACGAAATTTTTGGTGAAAAATGTGAAGGAAACTTCATTCAGCCGACTTTTATTACAGATTATCCTATCGAAATGTCGCCTTTAACCAAAAAGCACAGAAGTCAGGAAGGTCTTACTGAGCGTTTTGAATTAATGGTTTGTGGTAAAGAAATTGCGAATGCTTATTCAGAATTAAATGACCCGATTGATCAAAGAGAGCGTTTCGAAGAGCAGTTAAAATTAGCTGAAAAAGGTGATGATGAAGCAGGACAATTCATTGATGAAGATTTCTTGAGAGCTTTAGAATATGGTATGCCGCCAACTTCTGGTTTAGGAATCGGAATGGACAGATTAATTATGTTCTTAACCAATAATCCTTCAATTCAGGAAGTATTGTTCTTCCCACAAATGAGACCTGAAAAATTGGTTCCTCAAATCGAATTGGGAGAAGATGAGCATTTGATTCTTGATATTTTGAAATCAGGTGAGCAAATTGCTTTGACTGAAGTGAAAACTTTAAGTAAATTATCCGGTAAAAAATGGGATAAGGCTTCAAAAACTTTAACGAAAGGAAACTTGGTGAAAGTAGAAAAGATTGACGAAGTTGTTTTGATGAAATTAGCTTAAGCTTAATTATCAAACAAAATTATATTTAAAATCCTGAATTTTTTTTCAGGATTTTTTTGTTTTCAGAAACAATAATTAAATATTTTTCCGTTGTAAATAAAACTCAAAATCCGATGAAATACTTTGTTTTGTTCTTTTTAATTTCAACAGGATTGAAAGCGCAAATGATGACTTCTGTTTATTTTGCACACAATTCTTACGAACTAAACTCTGAATCTAAACAAAAACTGGATAGTTTAGCACAATTGAGAACCAGCTTAAAATTCAAAATTTTTGGAAATTGTGATTCTTCCGGAACGAATGAATATAATATTAAGCTTTCGGAAAACCGTGCAAATACAGTTCGTAATTATCTTCAGAATATAATTTCAGAAAATATACAACTCATCAGTGTTGTTGGTTTGGGTGAAGAAAAACAAATTAATGACAACAGTACCGACGAAATGCGTGGAAAGAACCGCAGGGTCGATATTTTTATTGAAAAAACTTTTGCTTTGGGAGAGA is drawn from Chryseobacterium muglaense and contains these coding sequences:
- the lysS gene encoding lysine--tRNA ligase, translated to MQLSEQEIIRREKLNKLVEMGINAFPAEEYNVTDTTESIKQNFSESKQVKIAGRLMSRRIQGKASFAELQDSTGKIQVYFNRDEICTGEDKTLYNDVYKHLLDIGDIIGIEGELFTTQVGEMTVLVKNFTLLTKTLRPLPQAKTDENGVVHDAFNDAELRYRQRYVDLIVNPQVKEIFVKRTKLFNAMRTFFNDSGYFEVETPILQSIPGGAAARPFITHHNALDIPLYLRIANELYLKRLIVGGFDGVYEFSKNFRNEGMDRTHNPEFTAMEIYVAYKDYNWMMDFTEKLLEFCATSVNGNSESTFGEHTISWKAPYPRVSMTEAIIKYTGFDITGKSEQELFDFAKSIGIEVNETMGKGKLIDEIFGEKCEGNFIQPTFITDYPIEMSPLTKKHRSQEGLTERFELMVCGKEIANAYSELNDPIDQRERFEEQLKLAEKGDDEAGQFIDEDFLRALEYGMPPTSGLGIGMDRLIMFLTNNPSIQEVLFFPQMRPEKLVPQIELGEDEHLILDILKSGEQIALTEVKTLSKLSGKKWDKASKTLTKGNLVKVEKIDEVVLMKLA